A genomic region of Neisseria cinerea contains the following coding sequences:
- a CDS encoding glycosyltransferase family 4 protein produces MKIVLTTSMAGLGGTENATFRLGRLLRQHGHDIILASSDGPLLKEAQALGIRWQPVDFYRGGLFGYFKGMIAYARMLRREQPDIIHCQMARIVPACAVAAKIVSPKTKVFYHARGLNPETYPKIARLFDRLGVYIIGNCKHERDKLIRYGFPAHRITYTYNALHRPDSVPEKTAKDCVMLGTLSRLDTVRAVHLMLDIFKKMVDRDMPVRLNVAGIGEEMDNLKAQAERLGIDGKVTFLGGVRDLTAYFKDVDILVNTPHCIGDHGAGVGNNILEAGLYDTPVVTYDMAGISEMVVNGETGYCIPFGDEEAFIAAVDTLVRQPELREAMGKRLHTHVAALCSDDEIYRTTMAAYTM; encoded by the coding sequence ATGAAAATCGTTTTGACCACTTCTATGGCGGGTCTGGGCGGCACGGAAAACGCCACCTTCCGCCTCGGCCGGCTGCTCAGGCAGCACGGACACGACATCATCCTTGCCTCTTCGGACGGACCGTTGCTCAAAGAGGCGCAAGCCTTGGGCATACGTTGGCAACCCGTCGATTTCTATCGCGGCGGCCTTTTCGGCTACTTCAAAGGCATGATTGCCTACGCCCGAATGCTGCGGCGCGAACAACCCGACATCATCCACTGCCAAATGGCGCGCATCGTGCCCGCCTGCGCCGTTGCCGCCAAAATCGTTTCGCCGAAAACCAAAGTGTTCTACCACGCACGCGGGCTGAACCCCGAAACCTATCCGAAAATCGCCCGGCTGTTCGACCGTTTGGGCGTGTACATCATCGGCAACTGCAAACACGAGCGCGACAAACTCATCCGCTACGGTTTTCCCGCACACCGCATCACTTATACCTACAACGCGCTGCACCGTCCCGATTCCGTTCCCGAAAAAACCGCCAAAGACTGCGTCATGCTCGGCACGCTGTCGCGTCTGGACACTGTCCGCGCCGTGCATCTGATGCTGGACATTTTCAAAAAAATGGTCGACCGCGATATGCCCGTACGCCTGAACGTGGCGGGCATAGGCGAAGAAATGGACAATTTGAAAGCGCAGGCGGAACGTCTGGGCATAGACGGCAAAGTTACCTTCCTCGGCGGCGTGCGCGATTTGACCGCCTACTTCAAAGACGTGGATATTTTGGTGAACACGCCCCACTGCATCGGCGACCACGGCGCAGGTGTGGGCAACAACATCTTAGAAGCCGGACTTTACGACACGCCCGTCGTTACCTACGATATGGCGGGCATTTCCGAAATGGTCGTCAACGGGGAAACGGGTTACTGCATCCCCTTCGGCGACGAAGAAGCCTTTATCGCCGCCGTAGACACGCTCGTCAGACAGCCGGAGTTGCGCGAAGCAATGGGCAAAAGGCTGCACACACACGTCGCCGCACTCTGTTCCGACGACGAAATCTACCGTACCACCATGGCCGCCTATACCATGTAA
- a CDS encoding lipopolysaccharide biosynthesis protein, protein MDTKKILGYAAGSLGSAVLGIMTLPLLSWYFPAADIGRIILMQTAAGLGILVLGMGLDQAYIREYYAAADKDTLFKTLFLPPLLSAAVMAAFLLSRPEMPSEILFSLDDSAAGIGLVLFALTVLLIRFFSLILRMEERAFAFSSAQLIPKLTVLPLLPLAVGLLHFPAHTATLGAVYTLANLAALALLLFQNRCRLKAAWRAPFSSAVLHRGLRYGIPLALGNLAYWGLTSADRFFLKGYAGLEQLGIYSMGITFGAAALVFQNIFSTVWTPHIFRMVEENTPIPHISATAESAAALLAAAVCLTGIFSPLVSGLLPETYASVRFIVVSCMLPPLFYTLTEISGIGLNVVRKTRLITLANLTALSANLLLLRLLVPSEGARGAAVACAASFWLFFVLKTESSSRLWQPLKRLPLYMHTLFCLTSATVHACFGTRENHPLFAAVWTVYLAGCILRHKAELNRLFCRLKNMGSTS, encoded by the coding sequence ATGGACACAAAAAAAATCCTCGGCTACGCGGCAGGTTCCCTCGGCAGCGCGGTTTTGGGCATAATGACCCTGCCGCTTCTGTCGTGGTACTTTCCTGCTGCCGACATCGGACGCATCATACTGATGCAGACGGCGGCAGGCTTGGGCATATTGGTTTTGGGCATGGGTTTGGATCAGGCATACATCCGCGAATACTATGCCGCCGCCGACAAAGACACTTTGTTCAAAACCCTGTTCCTGCCGCCGCTGCTCTCAGCCGCCGTAATGGCCGCCTTCCTGCTTTCCCGTCCGGAAATGCCGTCTGAAATCCTGTTCTCGCTTGATGACTCCGCCGCCGGCATCGGGCTGGTACTGTTTGCGCTGACCGTCCTGCTGATTCGTTTTTTCTCCCTGATTTTACGTATGGAAGAACGTGCGTTTGCCTTTTCTTCCGCACAACTCATACCGAAGCTCACCGTCCTGCCGCTGCTGCCACTGGCGGTCGGGCTGCTGCACTTCCCTGCACACACCGCCACGCTCGGTGCCGTTTACACACTGGCGAACCTCGCCGCCCTCGCCCTGTTGCTGTTTCAAAACCGATGCCGTCTGAAAGCCGCATGGCGCGCACCGTTTTCATCCGCCGTCCTGCATCGCGGCCTGCGCTACGGCATACCGCTCGCACTGGGCAACCTCGCCTACTGGGGGCTGACTTCTGCCGACCGCTTCTTTCTGAAAGGATACGCCGGATTGGAACAGCTCGGCATATACTCGATGGGGATTACCTTCGGTGCGGCGGCACTGGTGTTCCAAAATATTTTTTCAACGGTCTGGACGCCGCATATCTTCCGCATGGTCGAAGAAAATACCCCGATACCGCACATTTCGGCAACCGCAGAATCCGCCGCCGCGCTGCTTGCCGCAGCCGTCTGCCTGACCGGTATTTTTTCACCTTTGGTTTCCGGCCTGCTGCCTGAAACCTATGCGTCCGTCAGGTTTATCGTCGTATCGTGCATGTTACCGCCGCTGTTTTACACGCTGACCGAAATCAGCGGTATCGGTTTGAATGTCGTCCGCAAAACACGGCTGATTACGCTTGCCAACCTGACCGCGCTGTCGGCAAACCTGCTGCTGTTGAGGCTGCTCGTGCCGTCTGAAGGCGCGCGCGGTGCGGCGGTTGCCTGCGCCGCATCATTCTGGCTGTTTTTTGTTTTAAAGACAGAAAGCTCTTCCCGCCTGTGGCAGCCGCTCAAACGCCTGCCGCTTTATATGCACACATTGTTCTGCCTGACCTCCGCGACAGTCCACGCCTGTTTCGGCACACGGGAAAACCATCCCCTGTTCGCCGCCGTATGGACCGTATATTTGGCAGGCTGCATCCTGCGGCACAAAGCAGAATTAAACCGCCTGTTTTGCCGTCTGAAAAACATGGGTTCCACATCATGA
- a CDS encoding oxidoreductase-like domain-containing protein, with translation MDTTLKHKAEALLGEPLLDEPVRPESWECCGSDCGEACIQTIYWADKARYDAQRRKLKEAGWSDDAV, from the coding sequence ATGGATACGACCCTGAAGCATAAAGCCGAAGCCCTTTTGGGCGAGCCTCTTTTAGACGAACCCGTCCGCCCCGAGTCGTGGGAATGCTGCGGCAGCGACTGCGGCGAGGCGTGCATTCAGACGATTTATTGGGCAGATAAGGCCCGCTACGACGCGCAACGGCGGAAATTGAAAGAAGCGGGTTGGTCGGACGATGCCGTCTGA
- a CDS encoding valine--pyruvate transaminase, translating to MQFSAFGEKFTQHSGILQLMDDLGDALKNDKPVNMLGGGNPARIPEIDRAFADIFSKLATEHAVENIGNYSNPQGDAALIDALTAFLNREYSWNLTADNIALTNGSQNAFFYLFNLFGGKFNLSDGTSAEKAILLPLAPEYIGYADVHVEGQHFVSVKPKIENVEHEGEAGFFKYRVDFDALENLPELKAGKIGAICCSRPTNPTGNVLTDGEMARLDALAREHGIPLIIDNAYGMPFPNIIYSDVTLNWHENIILCFSLSKVGLPGVRTGIIVAAPEVVKAVSSLNAIVNLAPTRFGAAIAAPLLESGEMKRLADQIIRPFYRNQAQTAVSLLKRELGAYPMKIHKPEGAIFLWLWFENLPVSSQTLYEMLKAEGTLIIPGEHFFVGIDTQDYPHAGECIRMSIAQDTQTLEKGIAAIGKTVRKLYDNV from the coding sequence ATGCAGTTTTCAGCATTCGGCGAAAAATTCACGCAACACAGCGGCATCCTCCAACTGATGGACGACCTCGGCGACGCGCTCAAAAACGACAAGCCCGTCAACATGCTCGGCGGCGGCAACCCGGCGCGCATTCCGGAAATCGATCGGGCGTTTGCCGACATATTCTCCAAACTGGCTACGGAACACGCCGTCGAAAACATCGGCAACTACTCCAACCCCCAAGGCGATGCTGCGCTGATTGACGCGCTGACCGCCTTCCTCAACCGCGAATACAGCTGGAATCTGACCGCAGACAATATCGCGCTGACCAACGGTTCGCAAAACGCGTTTTTCTATTTATTCAACCTCTTCGGCGGCAAATTCAACCTTTCAGACGGCACATCTGCAGAAAAAGCCATTTTGTTGCCGCTCGCACCCGAATACATCGGCTATGCCGACGTGCATGTCGAAGGGCAGCACTTCGTTTCCGTCAAGCCCAAAATCGAAAACGTCGAACACGAAGGCGAAGCAGGCTTCTTCAAATACCGCGTGGACTTTGACGCACTGGAAAACCTGCCCGAACTCAAAGCGGGCAAAATCGGCGCGATTTGCTGTTCGCGCCCGACCAACCCGACCGGCAATGTGTTGACCGACGGCGAAATGGCACGTTTGGACGCTTTGGCGCGTGAACACGGGATTCCGCTGATTATCGACAACGCCTACGGAATGCCGTTCCCCAACATCATTTACAGCGACGTAACGCTGAATTGGCACGAAAACATCATCCTCTGCTTCAGCCTGTCCAAAGTCGGCCTGCCGGGCGTTCGCACCGGCATCATCGTCGCCGCGCCCGAAGTCGTCAAAGCCGTTAGCAGCCTGAACGCGATTGTGAACCTTGCCCCCACGCGCTTCGGCGCAGCCATCGCCGCCCCGCTGCTGGAAAGCGGCGAGATGAAACGGCTTGCCGACCAAATCATCCGGCCGTTTTACCGCAATCAGGCGCAAACCGCCGTCTCGCTGCTCAAGCGCGAGCTGGGCGCGTACCCGATGAAAATCCACAAACCCGAAGGCGCGATTTTCCTATGGCTCTGGTTTGAAAACCTGCCCGTTTCTTCGCAAACCCTGTACGAAATGCTCAAAGCCGAAGGTACGCTGATTATTCCGGGCGAGCATTTCTTCGTCGGCATTGACACGCAGGATTACCCGCACGCGGGTGAGTGCATCCGCATGAGTATCGCGCAGGACACTCAAACGCTGGAAAAAGGCATTGCCGCCATCGGTAAAACCGTCCGAAAACTGTACGACAACGTTTAA
- a CDS encoding glycosyltransferase, whose amino-acid sequence MNITIVAPYCSLPSEPYFNRFWYLAERLSQSHDVLLITSRFRHYDKSFRRHEDARNASAERLKVILLDEPGYGKNVSLARLASHRTFVKNFERLLEGCRPHEWDIVYSAYPLMATNLLLGQHKVRLGYKLIIDVQDVWPESFSSVIPFLKKIPHNLLPFADRADCAYRCADALVAVSQTYLGRAREARPDVPAETVYIGADFPTITSSPVHRFDTVKTRFFYFGTLSHSYDVDTACRGIQKLLDSGKNVELHIMGGGPDLEKLKQHENHAIKFYGYLPYAEMMSVAKGCDIAVNAIHSHAMQSVTNKLSDYMALQKPVLNSQTNAEVLDLLNLLPHENYRSGDADSFAHAAESLMAKQNGAIQSDEIVRRFRRDISYQKIVNLIERLANE is encoded by the coding sequence ATGAACATCACCATAGTCGCCCCCTACTGCTCGCTGCCGTCCGAACCGTATTTCAACCGCTTTTGGTATCTGGCAGAACGATTGTCGCAATCGCACGACGTGTTGCTGATTACCAGCCGTTTCCGCCACTACGACAAATCCTTCAGACGGCATGAAGATGCACGAAACGCCTCCGCAGAGCGCCTGAAGGTCATACTGCTGGACGAGCCGGGATACGGCAAAAACGTCTCACTGGCACGGCTTGCCAGCCACCGCACCTTCGTCAAAAATTTCGAACGCCTCTTAGAAGGTTGCCGCCCGCACGAATGGGACATCGTCTATTCCGCCTATCCGCTGATGGCGACCAACCTGCTCTTGGGACAACACAAAGTGCGTTTGGGCTACAAACTCATCATCGACGTACAGGACGTATGGCCGGAGTCCTTCTCCTCGGTCATACCGTTTTTGAAAAAAATCCCCCACAACCTGCTGCCCTTTGCCGACCGTGCCGATTGCGCCTACCGCTGCGCCGACGCATTGGTCGCCGTATCGCAAACCTACCTCGGCCGCGCCCGCGAGGCACGTCCCGACGTCCCCGCCGAAACCGTCTATATCGGCGCGGATTTCCCCACCATCACATCCTCGCCCGTACACCGTTTCGACACGGTCAAAACCCGCTTCTTCTATTTCGGCACGCTCAGTCACAGCTACGATGTCGATACTGCCTGCAGGGGGATACAGAAACTTCTGGACAGCGGGAAAAACGTCGAACTGCACATCATGGGCGGCGGCCCAGACCTAGAAAAGCTGAAACAGCATGAAAACCACGCCATCAAGTTTTACGGCTACCTCCCCTACGCCGAAATGATGTCGGTCGCCAAAGGCTGCGACATCGCCGTCAACGCCATCCATAGCCACGCCATGCAGTCGGTTACCAACAAACTTTCCGACTACATGGCATTGCAAAAACCCGTACTGAACAGCCAGACCAATGCCGAAGTCCTCGACCTCCTGAACCTGCTGCCGCACGAAAACTACCGTTCCGGCGATGCAGACAGCTTCGCCCATGCCGCCGAAAGCCTGATGGCAAAACAAAACGGGGCCATACAGTCCGATGAAATCGTCCGCCGCTTCAGGCGCGACATTTCCTATCAGAAAATCGTCAACCTGATTGAAAGATTGGCAAATGAGTAA
- a CDS encoding DegT/DnrJ/EryC1/StrS family aminotransferase encodes MLNTSLSPWPCFTQEEADAVSKVLLSNKVNYWTGSECREFEKEFAAFAGTRYAVALSNGTLALDVALKAMGIVAGDDVIVTSRTFLASASCIVTAGANPVFADVDLNSQNISAETIKAALTPNTKAIIVVHLAGMPAEMDGIMDLAKEHNLWVIEDCAQAHGAKYKGKSVGSIGHVGAWSFCQDKIMTTGGEGGMVTTNDKALWRKMWSYKDHGKSYDAVYHREHAPGFRWLHESFGTNWRMMEMQAVIGRIQLKRMPEWTARRQAHAAKLAESLGKFASIRLVEVTDYIEHAQYKFYAFVKPEHLKDGWTRDRIVSELNACKVPCYQGSCSEVYLEKAFDNTPWRPKERLKNAVELGDTSLMFLVHPTLTDGEIAFCKEHIEAVLTEATQ; translated from the coding sequence ATGCTGAACACCTCCCTCTCCCCGTGGCCCTGCTTTACCCAAGAAGAAGCCGATGCCGTTTCCAAAGTCCTGCTGTCCAACAAAGTCAATTACTGGACGGGCAGCGAATGCCGCGAATTTGAAAAAGAATTTGCTGCTTTCGCCGGCACGCGGTACGCCGTCGCCCTTTCCAACGGCACGCTGGCACTCGATGTCGCGCTCAAAGCAATGGGCATAGTCGCAGGCGACGACGTCATCGTTACCTCGCGCACCTTCCTCGCCTCCGCTTCCTGCATTGTGACCGCAGGCGCAAACCCCGTGTTTGCCGATGTGGATTTGAACAGCCAAAACATCAGCGCGGAAACCATCAAAGCCGCGCTGACGCCGAATACCAAAGCCATCATCGTCGTCCACCTCGCCGGTATGCCCGCCGAAATGGACGGCATCATGGACTTGGCAAAAGAACATAATTTGTGGGTGATTGAAGACTGCGCCCAAGCGCATGGCGCGAAATACAAAGGCAAATCCGTCGGCTCTATCGGCCACGTCGGCGCATGGTCGTTCTGCCAAGACAAAATCATGACCACCGGCGGCGAAGGCGGCATGGTCACCACCAACGACAAAGCGCTGTGGCGCAAAATGTGGTCGTACAAAGACCACGGCAAAAGCTACGATGCCGTGTACCACCGCGAACACGCACCCGGTTTCCGATGGCTGCACGAAAGCTTCGGCACCAACTGGCGCATGATGGAAATGCAGGCGGTCATCGGCCGCATCCAGCTCAAACGTATGCCCGAATGGACTGCCCGCCGTCAAGCGCACGCCGCCAAACTGGCTGAAAGCTTGGGCAAATTTGCCAGCATCCGTTTGGTTGAAGTCACCGACTACATCGAACACGCGCAATACAAGTTCTACGCCTTCGTCAAACCCGAACACCTGAAAGACGGCTGGACGCGCGACCGCATCGTCAGCGAACTGAACGCGTGCAAAGTCCCCTGCTATCAAGGCAGCTGTTCCGAAGTCTATTTGGAAAAAGCCTTCGACAACACGCCGTGGCGTCCGAAAGAGCGTTTGAAAAACGCCGTCGAACTGGGCGACACCAGCCTGATGTTCTTGGTGCATCCGACGCTGACCGACGGCGAAATTGCGTTCTGCAAAGAACACATCGAAGCCGTATTGACCGAAGCCACACAATAA
- a CDS encoding NeuD/PglB/VioB family sugar acetyltransferase: MSKAVKRLFDIIASASGLIVLSPVFLILAYLIRKNLGSPVFFIQERPGKDGKPFKMVKFRSMRDALDSDGIPLPDGERLTPFGKKLRAASLDELPELWNVLKGDMSLVGPRPLLMQYLPLYDNFQNRRHEMKPGITGWAQVNGRNAASWDERFACDIWYIDHFSLCLDIKILLLTVKKVLIKEGISAQGEATMPPFTGKRKLAVVGAGGHGKVVADLAASLNRYREIVFLDDRAQGSIDGFSVIGTTLLLENSLSPEQYDVAVAVGNNRIRRQIAGRAAALGFKLPVLIHPDAYVSPSATIGQGSVVMAQAVVQAGSVLKDGVIVNTAATVDHDCLLDAFVHISPGAHLSGNTHIGEESWIGTGACSRQQTTVGSGVTAGAGAVIVCDIPDGMTVAGNPAKPLTGKNPKTGAA, encoded by the coding sequence ATGAGTAAAGCCGTCAAACGCCTGTTCGACATCATCGCATCTGCATCGGGGCTGATTGTCCTCTCACCCGTTTTCCTGATTTTGGCGTACCTCATCCGCAAGAATCTGGGTTCGCCCGTCTTCTTCATTCAGGAACGCCCCGGAAAGGACGGAAAACCTTTTAAAATGGTCAAATTCCGTTCCATGCGCGACGCGCTTGATTCAGACGGCATTCCGCTGCCCGACGGAGAACGCCTGACACCGTTCGGCAAAAAACTGCGTGCCGCCAGCCTGGACGAACTGCCCGAACTGTGGAACGTCCTCAAAGGCGACATGAGCCTGGTCGGCCCCCGCCCGCTGCTGATGCAATATCTGCCGCTGTACGACAACTTCCAAAACCGCCGCCACGAAATGAAACCTGGCATTACCGGCTGGGCGCAGGTCAACGGGCGCAACGCCGCCTCATGGGACGAACGCTTCGCATGCGACATCTGGTATATCGACCACTTCAGCCTGTGCCTCGACATCAAAATCCTACTGCTGACGGTTAAAAAAGTATTAATCAAGGAAGGGATTTCCGCACAGGGCGAAGCCACCATGCCCCCTTTCACAGGAAAACGCAAACTTGCCGTCGTCGGCGCGGGCGGACACGGAAAAGTCGTTGCCGACCTTGCCGCCTCACTCAACCGGTACAGGGAAATCGTTTTTCTGGACGACCGCGCACAAGGCAGCATCGACGGCTTTTCCGTCATCGGCACGACGCTGCTGCTTGAAAACAGTTTATCACCCGAACAATACGACGTCGCCGTCGCCGTCGGCAACAACCGCATCCGCCGCCAAATCGCCGGACGCGCCGCCGCGCTCGGCTTCAAACTGCCCGTCCTGATTCATCCGGACGCATATGTTTCCCCGTCGGCAACCATCGGTCAGGGCAGCGTCGTCATGGCCCAGGCAGTCGTACAGGCAGGCAGCGTATTGAAAGACGGCGTGATTGTGAATACTGCCGCCACCGTCGATCACGACTGCCTGCTTGACGCTTTCGTCCACATCAGCCCGGGCGCGCACCTGTCGGGCAACACGCATATCGGCGAAGAAAGCTGGATAGGCACGGGCGCGTGCAGCCGCCAGCAGACAACCGTCGGCAGCGGGGTTACCGCCGGCGCGGGGGCGGTTATCGTGTGCGACATCCCGGACGGCATGACCGTCGCGGGCAACCCGGCAAAACCCCTTACGGGCAAAAACCCCAAGACCGGGGCGGCATAA
- a CDS encoding PHP domain-containing protein, producing the protein MIDLHCHSTVSDGMLSPAEVVRLAHQNGCTLLALTDHDHTGGIAEARAEADRLGLRLINGVEISVTWRGRTIHVVGLDFDEQDENLQNLLAQVRQGRLKRLEAIAAKLEKKGIGGAYDGALALAANKEMVSRTHVAEFLIQAGHVKNKQQAFTKYLGDGKSCAVRHEWATLEDCVSAVNGAGGMAVIAHPMRYDLSATAKRNLFEEFKNLGGAGIEVHSGNCCKNDRLNYALLAERFGMLASAGSDFHRLNDFSGGILGACPELPENCRPVWAHFSRH; encoded by the coding sequence ATGATAGACCTGCACTGCCATTCCACCGTTTCCGACGGTATGCTCTCCCCCGCCGAAGTCGTGCGTCTCGCGCATCAAAACGGCTGCACGCTGCTGGCGTTGACCGACCATGACCACACAGGCGGCATCGCCGAAGCGCGTGCCGAAGCCGACAGGCTCGGTTTGCGCCTGATTAACGGTGTGGAAATTTCCGTAACGTGGCGCGGGCGTACCATACACGTTGTCGGTTTGGATTTCGATGAGCAGGACGAAAACCTGCAAAACTTGTTGGCGCAAGTGCGGCAAGGCCGTCTGAAACGTCTTGAAGCCATCGCCGCCAAGCTCGAAAAGAAAGGCATCGGCGGCGCATACGACGGCGCGCTGGCACTGGCGGCAAACAAAGAAATGGTCAGCCGCACCCACGTCGCCGAGTTCCTCATCCAAGCGGGACATGTCAAAAACAAGCAGCAGGCGTTCACCAAATACTTGGGCGACGGTAAATCCTGCGCCGTCCGACACGAATGGGCGACGCTGGAAGACTGCGTCTCCGCTGTCAACGGCGCGGGCGGCATGGCGGTTATCGCCCACCCCATGCGCTACGATTTGTCCGCCACCGCCAAGCGCAATCTGTTTGAAGAATTTAAAAACCTCGGCGGCGCAGGCATCGAAGTCCACAGCGGCAACTGTTGCAAAAACGACCGCCTCAACTACGCGCTTTTGGCAGAACGCTTCGGTATGCTCGCCAGCGCGGGCAGCGACTTCCACCGTTTAAACGACTTTAGCGGCGGCATCCTCGGCGCGTGTCCCGAGCTGCCGGAAAACTGCAGGCCGGTGTGGGCGCACTTTTCCCGACATTGA
- a CDS encoding RNA-binding S4 domain-containing protein, translated as MEATVYLEDNEYIALCDLLKLAGLAESGGQAKAFIAEGLVLRNGETETRKTAKIRGGEVIEFDGARLEIADGYDPEA; from the coding sequence ATGGAAGCCACTGTCTATCTCGAAGACAACGAATACATCGCCTTGTGCGACCTCTTGAAATTGGCCGGACTTGCCGAAAGCGGCGGGCAGGCGAAGGCGTTTATCGCCGAAGGGCTGGTGTTGCGCAACGGCGAAACCGAAACCCGCAAAACGGCCAAAATACGCGGCGGCGAAGTCATCGAGTTTGACGGCGCGCGCTTGGAAATCGCAGATGGATACGACCCTGAAGCATAA
- a CDS encoding nucleoside-diphosphate sugar epimerase/dehydratase: MTLETLLALPRNIKKICFLIHDFLMIFTAFWFTQSLKADYSNEWFDPANWQSFLLTALLTIGLFVRMGLYRAVTRFVSFHVLTTAFAGSLVSAVLFFLNTLIFEEKLRLALPVVYFLLLLVSVTGSRMVIRGLLSDHQKKHMTPVIIYGAGRSGRQLLEAVKQIREYSAVAFVDDNPKLWHTVIYDLAVYQPNAIAFLIERYGVEKILLAIPSATQEQRRRIISKLEAYPCEVLTIPGMKDLMDGKISIGTLKKISVSDLLGRDSVAPDDRLMNADIAGRTVMVTGAGGSIGSELCRQIIRRRPEKLLLFELSEFALYAIEKELREYCTQNNTDTEILPFLGSVQNRTLLTRIMTAGQVSTVYHAAAYKHVPMVEFNTVEGIRNNIFGTLECALAATASGVRTFVLISTDKAVRPTNTMGASKRMAELCLQALAAKPGQKTRFSMVRFGNVLGSSGSVVPLFEKQIAEGGPLTLTHPEITRYFMTIPEAAQLVIQAGAMGTGGDVFVLDMGESVKIIDLARQMITLSGLKPKTPEQPDGDIEILITGLRPGEKLYEELLIGDNVRKTGHPRIMTANETMLPWHELSALLDRIRSACDRYDQQAIRTLLINAPTGFAPSDGICDLLWVRETHRKNAV; this comes from the coding sequence ATGACTCTGGAAACCCTGCTTGCCCTACCGCGCAACATCAAGAAAATCTGTTTCCTCATACACGATTTTCTGATGATTTTCACCGCCTTCTGGTTTACCCAAAGCCTGAAGGCCGACTACTCGAACGAATGGTTCGACCCTGCCAACTGGCAGTCTTTCCTATTGACCGCGCTGTTGACCATCGGCCTGTTCGTCAGAATGGGGCTCTACCGTGCCGTTACACGCTTTGTCAGTTTCCACGTCCTGACCACCGCCTTTGCCGGCAGCCTCGTCTCCGCCGTACTGTTTTTCCTCAATACGCTGATATTTGAAGAAAAATTGCGCCTCGCCCTGCCCGTCGTCTACTTTCTGCTGCTGCTTGTCTCCGTAACCGGCTCCCGCATGGTCATACGCGGCCTTTTATCCGACCACCAAAAAAAACATATGACCCCCGTCATCATTTACGGCGCGGGACGGTCGGGCAGACAACTGCTCGAGGCCGTCAAACAGATACGCGAATATTCCGCGGTCGCCTTTGTGGACGACAACCCCAAGCTTTGGCACACCGTCATCTACGACCTTGCCGTTTACCAGCCCAATGCCATCGCCTTCCTCATCGAACGCTACGGCGTGGAAAAAATCCTGCTCGCCATTCCCAGCGCGACTCAGGAACAACGCCGCCGAATCATCAGCAAACTGGAAGCCTATCCGTGCGAAGTGTTGACCATTCCCGGAATGAAAGACCTGATGGACGGGAAAATCAGCATCGGCACGCTCAAAAAAATCTCCGTGTCCGACCTGCTCGGACGTGATTCCGTCGCGCCCGACGACCGCCTCATGAATGCCGACATTGCCGGCAGAACCGTGATGGTAACCGGTGCCGGCGGCTCCATCGGTTCGGAACTCTGCCGCCAGATTATCCGCCGCCGCCCCGAAAAGCTGCTGCTATTCGAGTTATCCGAATTCGCCCTGTACGCCATCGAAAAAGAATTGCGCGAATACTGCACCCAAAACAATACCGATACCGAAATCCTGCCCTTCCTCGGCTCGGTGCAGAACCGCACGCTGCTCACGCGCATCATGACCGCCGGCCAAGTCTCCACCGTTTACCATGCCGCCGCCTACAAACACGTCCCCATGGTCGAATTCAACACCGTCGAAGGCATACGCAACAACATCTTCGGCACACTCGAGTGCGCGCTTGCCGCCACGGCATCGGGCGTAAGAACCTTCGTCCTCATCTCCACCGACAAAGCCGTCCGCCCCACCAACACCATGGGTGCCAGCAAACGCATGGCGGAACTCTGCCTTCAGGCGCTCGCCGCCAAACCAGGACAAAAAACCCGCTTCAGCATGGTACGTTTCGGCAATGTTTTAGGTTCGTCCGGCTCCGTTGTCCCGCTGTTTGAAAAACAGATTGCCGAAGGCGGCCCGCTCACCCTGACCCACCCCGAAATCACACGTTATTTCATGACCATACCCGAAGCCGCCCAACTCGTCATACAGGCAGGCGCGATGGGTACGGGCGGCGACGTATTTGTCCTCGACATGGGCGAATCCGTCAAAATCATCGACCTTGCCCGCCAAATGATTACCCTAAGCGGCCTCAAACCCAAAACACCCGAACAACCCGACGGCGACATCGAAATCCTCATTACCGGGCTACGTCCCGGAGAAAAACTCTACGAAGAGCTGCTCATCGGCGACAACGTCCGCAAAACCGGCCATCCGCGCATCATGACCGCCAACGAGACCATGCTGCCATGGCACGAGCTCTCCGCCCTGCTCGACCGCATCCGTTCAGCCTGCGACCGTTACGACCAGCAGGCAATCCGCACCCTGCTCATCAACGCCCCGACCGGCTTTGCCCCGAGCGACGGCATCTGCGACCTGCTTTGGGTACGAGAAACACACAGAAAAAATGCCGTCTGA